ACGGGGAACGGCTCGCCCCAGTAGCGCTGGCGGGAGAACAGCCAGTCGCGCAGCCGGTAGGTCGTGCGCGCCTCGCCCAGGCCCTTGGCGGACAGCCACTCGATGATCGCGGCCTTGGCGGCGGCGACGTCGAGGCCGTCGAGCGAGATCTCCTCGTTGGCCGAGTTGATGATCTGCCCGTCGCCGGTCCAGGCGCCCTCGGTGTGGTCGGCCGGCGGCTGGACGGTGTGGATGACGTCCAGGCCGTAGGTGCGGGCGAACTCGTAGTCGCGGTCGTCACCGCCGGGGACGGCCATGATCGCACCGGTGCCGTAGCCCATGAGGACGTAGTCGGCGGCGAACACGGGCAGCTTGGCCCCGTTGACCGGGTTGGTGGCGTAGGCGCCGGTGAAGACGCCGGTCTTCGTGCGGCCCTCGTCCTGGCGCTCCTCGTCGGTCCTGGCGGCGGCCTGCGCACGGTAGGCGGCCACGGCCTCGACCGGCGTGGCGTGCCCACCGGTCCACGCGTCGGGGGTGCCGTCGGGCCACGCGGCGGGGACGGCGTCGTCGATCATCGGGTGCTCGGGGGCGACGACCATGAACGTCGCGCCGAACAGCGTGTCGGGACGGGTGGTGAAGACCTCCAGCGCGAGGTCGGTGGCGCCGCCGGCGGCCTCCCCGCTGCTCACCCGGGAGGGCAGCGCGAAGCGGACGGCTGCACCTTCGGAGCGCCCGATCCAGTTGCGCTGCATCGTGCGCACCTTGTCGGGCCAGTCGATGGAGTCGAGGTCGTCGGCCAGCCGGTCAGCGTAGGCGGTGATGCGCATCATCCACTGGCGCAGGTTCCGCTTGAAGACGGGGTAGTTGCCGCGCTCGGAGCGTCCGTCGGCGGTGACCTCCTCGTTGGCCAGCACGGTGCCCAGGCCGGGGCACCAGTTGACCGGCGCCTCGGACAGGTAGGCGAGCCGGTGGGCGTCGAGGGCGGCCGTACGGGCGGCGGCGTCCATCTCGGCCCACGGCGTGCCCGACGGCGTCGGCCGGGTGCCGTCGGCGAACGCGGCCTCCAGCTCGGCGATCGGGCGGGCAGCGCCGCGGCCGCCGTCGGGCCGGACGGCGTCCTCGTCGTACCAGGCGTTGAAGAGCTGGAGGAAGATCCACTGCGTCCACCGGACGTAGCCGGTGTCGGTCGTCGCGAAGGAGCGGCGCTCGTCGTGCGCCAGGCCCATGCGGCGCAGCTGGCGGCGCATGGTCGCGATGTTCTCCTCGGTGGTGACCCGCGGGTGCTGGCCGGTCTGGACGGCGAACTGCTCGGCGGGCAGGCCGAAGGCGTCGTAGGCCAGCGCGTGGAGGACGTTCTTGCCCTTCATCCGCTGGTACCGGCCCACGACGTCGGTGGCGATGTACCCCAGCGGGTGGCCCACGTGCAGGCCCTTGCCGGAGGGGTAGGGGAACATGTCGAGGACGTAGAACTTCTCCTGCGCCGCGTCCCCGGCCAGCTCACCGACGGGGTTGGGGGCGTGGAAGGTGCCCTGCTCCTCCCAGCGGTCCTGCCAGGCGCGCTCGATCTCACCGGCGAGCCGGGCGGTGTAGCGGTACTGCGGCTCCGCGGGACCGGTGGAGGCGGGCTGCGCGGTGGTGTCGGTGCTCATCGATGTTCCTCACGGTGGGGGCGAGTCGTTCCCGGCATGGAAAAACCTCCCCGCAGGGAGGTTGCCGCGCTGATGCGGCGCCGATGGCGCCCGCTGAGGTCAGCGCGGCTGCGTAAGGAGGACCCGTCGCGACATGCGCCCCAGCCTACCGCAGGCGTGCGAGGGCGCCCAGGTCCGGCAGGCGCATCCACCGGCGCCGCCATATGCTCGACGTCGTTCCCGTCACCGTCGTCACGGCGCGCACTCGCGCCGTGGAAGGAGGAGCAGTATGGCTGCCAAGCCCTCGGAGAAGGTTCTCACCGGCCTCCAGGACTCCCTGGTCGACCTCATCGACCTGTCCCTGCAGGCCAAGCAGGCCCACTGGAACATCTACGGCTCCCACTTCCGGGCCATCCACCTCCAGCTCGACGAGGTCACCGCGCAGGTGCGCCTGGCCTCCGACGACGTCGCCGAGCGCCTCGTGGCGATCGGCGGCGAGCCCGACGGACGCGCCTCGACCGTGGCCAGCTCCTCCCAGGTGGAGGCCCTGTCCGGCGGTCGGCTCGCCGACGACAAGGTGATCCGGCAGTTCGAGGAGCGCCTCCAGGGCGTGTCCGACCGGATCAAGGCGCGCCTGGAGGACGTCGAGGAGGCCGACCCGCTGAGCGCCGACCTCCTCACCGGCATCGCCACCGGGCTGGAGAAGCAGGCGTGGATGTTCCGCGCCGCCTCGGGCGACGCGAGCTGACGCCCGCTACCTGACGCCGGCCCGCGTGGCCGGCCCGACACCGGGAGGCGCCGCCCCGCGAGGGGTGGTCCGCCTCCCGGTGTCGTCATCCGGTCCTCCGGGCCGCGCGCCCCGGGGTGGCCTATCGTCAGCGGGACGGGCCTCGTCGAGGCCCGCGGCGCACCGCGCCGCGCACGTCCAGAGGAGCAGCCCGATGGCCTCGCCGGTCCCGCCCCCGTCCCCCTCCGCGCCGCAGGGCACGACCCCGGAGGCAGGCCTCGCCGACGTCGGTGACGCCGCCCATACCGTCACCCCCGCCATCGGCCCGTGGGCCGACGGCATGGGGCGCGCGGCCTCCCGGGCGGCGCAGACCCTGCTCATCGCCGCCGTCGTCGTCGGGGTGACGTGGCTGCTGCTGCGGGTCCAGGTCGTCGTCATCGCGCTGCTCGTCGCGCTCATCCTCGCCGCGGCGGTCTCCCCCGCGGTGAACTGGCTCGAGCGCCGCGGCTGGTCGAACCTGCTCGCCACCCTCGCCGCGTTCGTCGGCATCCTCGTCATCGTCGGCGGTGTCGTCACCGGCATCGTCTTCTCGGTGCTCAGCGAGTGGGACACCCTCACCACCCAGGCCGCCGAGGGCTGGGAGGAGCTGCAGGACGTCGTCACCTCCGGACCGCTGCCGATCGACACGACCGCCATCGACGAGGCACTCACCCAGGCCGGGGAGTTCCTCACCAGCGGCGCGGCGGCGAGCGGCGCGATCACCGGGATCTCGGCCGCCGCCCAGTTCGTCACCGGCGCGGTGCTCGTCGTCGTCGTCCTGTTCTTCTTCCTCAAGGACGGGACGACGATGTGGAACTTCGCCCTGCGCTGGGTGCGGGGTGAGCGGCGGGCCAAGCTCGCCGAGTCGGTCGACCGGGGCACCGAGGTGCTCGGCGGCTACGTCCGCGGGACGGCGCTCGTCGCGCTCGTCGACGCCGTCTTCATCGGGGCGTTCCTCGTCATCGCCGGGGTGCCGCTCGCGATCCCGCTGTCGGTGGTCGTCTTCGTCACCGCCTTCATCCCCGTCGTCGGGGCGACGCTCGCCGGCATCATCGCCGCGCTCATCGCGCTCGTCACCAACGGGCCGCTCGTCGCCCTGCTGCTCGTCGCGTGGATCATCGTCGTCAACCAGGTCGAGGGCAACATCCTGCAGCCGGTGATCATGGGCCGCACGCTCAGCCTGCACCCGATGGTCATCCTCCTCGCGCTCACCGTCGGGACCATCGTGGGTGGCATCTTCGGGGCGATCCTCGCCGTGCCCTACACCGCCGTCGCGTGGGCGGTGGTGCAGATCTGGGCCTCGGGCTACCAGGCGGGCTACGACAACGAGCTCGGGGACGACCCGATCAGTCCACGCGACCGGGTCGCCGGCAAGGCGACTGTGGCCGAGCGGTTCAAGTACCAGAAGATGCGCCGCCACGAGCAGCGCGGCGCCGCGCTCGGGGCCAACGAGGAGGCGCTGGCCGAGGAGCAGGCCGAGGAGCCCGCGCGGACGCAGAGCCCCTGACGGTCAGCGGAAGCGCTGGACCGCGAGCGGCGCGGCCTGCGCGAGCTCGCGCACGGTGGGGTGCTGCTCCGCGGCGGTGAGGAGCTCACCGAGCCGGCCGGTGGCGACGAAGGTGCCCTCGGCGAGGACGTGGACCTGCGGGCAGGTGCGCTCGACGAGCTCGAGGTCGTGGGACACGAGGACGACGGCGGTGCCCAGCTCGCCGAGGACCGTGGCCAGTCGCCGCGCGAGGTCGGCGCGGGCCTGCGGGTCGACGGCGGTGAGCGGCTCGTCCAGGACGAGGATCTCGGGGCGGGTGGCGATCGCCGACGCGAGCGCGACCCGCTGCTTCTCCCCGCCCGACAGGGTGACGAGGCGACGGGCGGCGAAGTGCGGGGCCAGCCCGACGGTCTCGAGCAGGTCGTTCATCGACGTGCCGTGGGAGCGCCCTGCCTTGCGTGCCTCGCCCAGCGCGACGCCGAGGCTGCGGGCCACGGTGAGGCGCGGGTCGGTGACGGTGAGGGAGTCCTGGGAGGTGAACCGGACGGCAGCCTTGAACGCCTTGTTCTCCCGGCGCGGGAGACGGTGGACGGGCCGGCCGTCGAAGGTCACCGAGCCGCGGCTCGGGCGCAGCCGGCCCTGGAGCGCGCGCACGAGGGTCGTCTTGCCGGCGCCCGAGGGGCCGACGACGCCGACGGGCGCGTCCCCGCCGCGGACCTCGAGGGTGACCCCGCGTAGCACGCTCGCGCCGGGGTAGCCCGCCCAGAGGTCGTCGGCACGCAGGACCGCGGGTGTCGCCATGGTGGAGGTTCCCTTCGTCGTGTCGCCTCGATGCTACGACGCCGAGCCGGGCCTCCGGGGTGCCCTGGACGTGGCACCGCCCACGTCCGGCAGCCCGCGGACGGGGCTCAGGACTCCCGCAGGACGTCGGCCGGGTCCTTGTCCGGGCGCCAGCCGCGCCAGCGGGGGTGGCGCAGCCGGCCGGTGGAGGTCCACTCGGCGAACTCGACCTCGGCGACGCGCCGCGGGGTCACCCAGCGGGCGTCGCGCGCCTCGGGCCGCGGCACCTCGAGCGGGGCCGTCTTGCGCTCCTCGCGTCCGAGCTCGCGGGCCCACTGGGTCGCCTCGCGCTCGGAGAACCCGCTTCCCACGCGGCCGATGTACTGCAGCCCGTCGTCGTGCGGGAGGGCGAGGAGGAGCGAGCCGACCTTGCCCTCGCGCGCGCCCTGCCCGGGCCGCCACCCGACGACGACCGCCTCCTGGGTGGCCGAGTGCTTGATCTTCAGCCAGGAGCGGCTGCGCCGGCCAGGGGTGTAGGCGGCGTCGCGACGCTTCGCGACGACGCCCTCGAGGCGCCACTGCCGGCTCGCCGCGACGGCGGCGTCGAGGTCGCCGTCGAAGGCGGGCGGGACCTCGACGAGGTCGTGCGCCCCGGCGTCGACCACCTCCTCGAGCACCTCGCGTCGCTCGTCGTAGGTGCGGCGCAGCAGGCTGCGGCCGTCGACCTCGAGCGCGTCGAAGAGCATGAGCCGCACCGGGTTCTGCCCGGCGGCGCGGGTGATCTGGCGCTGGTCGGCGAGCTGGATGCGCTGCTGGAGCAGCCCGAAGTCGGGCCGGCCCTCGGGGGTGAGGGCGACGATCTCCCCGTCGAGCACGGCGGTCTCCGCGTCGAGGCAGTCGGCCAGCCCGGCGAGCTCGGGGTAGCTCGCGGTGACGTCGCGGCCGCTGCGGCCCACGATGCGCACCTTCCCGTGGTCGACGAGGACGACGGCGCGCACCCCGTCCCACTTCATCTCCACCGCCCACTGCGCCGACCGGTCCAGGACCTGGGCGTCGCTCGGGGTGGCGAGCATGGGGCTGATGAACTCCGGCGGAGCGCCCCGGGGCCCCTCCTCCTTCGCGGCGCGGCCGCGGGTCGGGCGCGGCCGCTCCGGGGCGGGACGGTCCTGCACGGGACGGTCCTGCGCGTCGTCCTCGCCGGGCGCCGACATGAGGTGGATGAGCCAGTGGTTCTCCTCCGCCTCGGAGCGCCCTCCGGTGTGGATGAGGGCGAAGCGGCTCGTGCGGCCGGGCCCGTCGGGACCGGCGAGACCGCCGTCGGGCTGCCCGGTGAGGGTGACGATGACCTCCTTGCCCTCGCGCCACTTCTCGAAGGTGTAGGTGCCGTGGTCCCAGACCGTCATCTCACCGGCGCCGTACTCGCCCTTGGGGATCGCGCCGGAGAAGGTGAGGTACTCCATCGGGTGGTCCTCGGTCTGCACGGCGAGGTGGTTCTTGCGCGGCGTCGTCGGCACGCACCTGGGCAGCGCCCAGCTGACGAGGACGCCGTCGTGGGCGAGGCGCAGGTCCCAGTGGAGCCGGCTGGCGTGGTGCTCCTGGATGACGAAGGCGAGCGTGCCGTCGTGCGGGGCGACGGAGGCGGGGACCGGCTCGGGGGTCCGGCCCGCGTCGCGCTTGGCGCGGTAGACCTCGAGCCGGTCGCGGCGGGGCGCCCCACCGGCCTGGTCGGCGGCGTCGGCGAGCGCCGCCATCGGGTCTCCCTCGCGCTCGACACGCTCGAGCACCTCGTGGAGGTCGAGGTGGCGCAGACCGGGGTCCTCCAGCTCCTCCCACGTGCGCGGCGCGGCGACCATCGGGTGCTCGCGCCCGCGCAGGGAGTAGGGGGCGATCGTCGTCTTGTTCCGGTTGTTCTGCGACCAGTCGACGAGCACCTTCCCGCGGCGCAGCTCCTTCTTCATGTTGGACACGACGAGGTCGGGGTGGTCGGTCTCCAGGGTGCGGGCGAGCTCCCGGGCCACCTCGCTCACCTCCTCGGAGGTCGCGACGCCGCGCAGCGGGGCGTACAGGTGCACGCCCTTGGACCCGCTGGTGACCGGGACGCTCTCCAACCCCATGCCCTGGAGGATCTCCCGGGCGAGGAGGGCGACCTCGACGCACTCGGGCAGCCCGGCGCCCTCCCCCGGGTCGAGGTCGAGGACGAGCCGGTCGGGGTTGCGGCGCTTGCCGTCGCTGCCCACGCGCCACTGGGGCACGTGCACCTCGAGCGCGGCCACCTGCGCGAACCAGGCGAGCGTCGCCGCCTCGTCGACGATCGGGTAGGTGTTGGTGTGGTCGCTGTGCTGCAGCTCCACCCGCTCCACCCAGTCCGGCGTGCCCGCCCCGAGGTTCTTGTGGAAGAACACCTCCCCCGGCTTCTCGGCCGTGCCCACCCCGTTCGGCCAGCGCTTGCGGGTGGCCGGGCGCCCCGCGCAGTGCGGCAGCATGACCGGGGCGATGCGGGCGTAGTACTCCAGGACGTCGGCCTTGGTCGTCCCGGTGGCCGGGTAGAGGACCTTGTCGAGGTTGGTCAGACGCAGCCGGTGACCGTCGACCTGCACGACCGTGGGATCGCCGTCCTTCGCCATGCCGTCATGCTGCCCGGCGCCGCGCCGCTCCGCTACAGGGGGTAGCCCGTGGCATGGAGGACGGCCAGCGTCCCGGCGACGACGGCCGCGACGAGCGGGACGACGAACGGCTCGCGCCGCCGGACGTGGAGCGCCGTGGCGACGAGCATCATGACGGCGAGCGCCCAGGCGGCGGCCGGCACCGCCTGCTGGCCACGCTCGAGCACCGGCGGCAGGACGAGGGCGAGCGCGCCCGCCACCTCGAGCACGCCGATGCCCTTGAGGGCGGCCGGGTGCACGTCCTCGACGTACGTCATCCCGGCGTCGTAGAGCGCCTGACGGGACTTGACGAGCTTCGAGGTGCCCGACCCGAGGAACACGACGGCCAGCAGGGCCGTGACCACCCACAACCAGATCTCCACGAGGACTCCTCCCGGCGCGCGACACTGCGCGGGGACAACCTACGGCCACCCGCACCCGCGCGGGGAGGGTTTGCGCCGGCATTCCGGATTTCCGCTGGCGGGAGTACGGTACGGGCACTTCACTGGATGCCAGTGCCACTCGACCGTGCCCGGAAGGAGGCCCGTATGCGCGCGATCTGGAAGGGCTCGATCACCTTCGGCCTCGTCAACGTCCCCATCTCCGTCTACAGCGCCACCGAGAGCCACGACCTGCGCATGCACCAGGTCCACGGCAAGGACGGCGGGCGCATCCGCTACCAGCGCCGCTGCGAGGTGTGCGGCGAGGTCGTCGAGTGGGGCGAGATCGACAAGGCGTACGACGACGGCGACCGCACCGTGGTCCTCACCGACGACGAGCTCGGGGAGCTGCCGACCGAGCGCTCCCGCGAGATCGAGATCCTCCAGTTCGTCCCGAGCGACCAGGTCGACCCGATCATGATGTCGAAGACCTACTACCTCGCACCCGCCTCGACGTCGGCCAAGTCCTACGCGCTGCTGCGCCGCACGCTCGAGGAGACCGACCGCACCGCCATCGTCTCCTTCACGCTGCGCCAGCGCACCCAGCTCGGGGCGCTGCGGGTGCGCGATGACGTCATGCTGCTCCAGACGCTGCTGTGGGAGGACGAGGTCCGCGAGCCGGACTTCACCGGCCTCGACTCCGGCGTGCGGATCAGCGCCAAGGAGCTGGAGATGGCCTCGGCCCTGGTGGAGAACTTCTCCGGGGACTTCGAGCCCGCCGACTACACCGACGAGTACCAGGAGCAGCTGCGCACCCTCGTGGAGGCCAAGCTCGAGCAGGGCGACACCGTCGACACCGAGGAGACCTTCGGCGAGCAGGAGAAGGGCGAGGAGGCCGAGGTGCTCGACC
Above is a genomic segment from Georgenia wutianyii containing:
- the leuS gene encoding leucine--tRNA ligase, producing the protein MSTDTTAQPASTGPAEPQYRYTARLAGEIERAWQDRWEEQGTFHAPNPVGELAGDAAQEKFYVLDMFPYPSGKGLHVGHPLGYIATDVVGRYQRMKGKNVLHALAYDAFGLPAEQFAVQTGQHPRVTTEENIATMRRQLRRMGLAHDERRSFATTDTGYVRWTQWIFLQLFNAWYDEDAVRPDGGRGAARPIAELEAAFADGTRPTPSGTPWAEMDAAARTAALDAHRLAYLSEAPVNWCPGLGTVLANEEVTADGRSERGNYPVFKRNLRQWMMRITAYADRLADDLDSIDWPDKVRTMQRNWIGRSEGAAVRFALPSRVSSGEAAGGATDLALEVFTTRPDTLFGATFMVVAPEHPMIDDAVPAAWPDGTPDAWTGGHATPVEAVAAYRAQAAARTDEERQDEGRTKTGVFTGAYATNPVNGAKLPVFAADYVLMGYGTGAIMAVPGGDDRDYEFARTYGLDVIHTVQPPADHTEGAWTGDGQIINSANEEISLDGLDVAAAKAAIIEWLSAKGLGEARTTYRLRDWLFSRQRYWGEPFPVVYDEEGRAHALPEEMLPVDLPEVPDYSPRTFDPDDAESSPEPPLGRAEDWVAVELDLGDGVKTYRRDTNTMPNWAGSCWYELRYLDPRNDEQLVDPANEQYWMGPRDGKPAGGADLYVGGVEHAVLHLLYARFWHKALHDLGHVASSEPFHKLFNQGYIQAYAYADARGQYVPADEVEEVAAEDGSGEVTFRWQGQEVFREYGKMGKSLKNIVTPDDMYDAYGADTFRVYEMSMGPLDVSRPWDTRAVVGSQRFLQRLWRNVVDESTGELLVTDEPADEETRRLVARTIDEVETEMSAMRVNTAIARLIVLNNHLTPMERSPREAVEPLLLMLAPVAPHIAEELWRRLGHEGSLAHEPFPVADPALLVEDTVTCVVQVAGKLRDKLEVPVAIDPEELERLALATPGVRRALGDRGIRKVIVRAPRLVNVVPA
- a CDS encoding Dps family protein; this translates as MAAKPSEKVLTGLQDSLVDLIDLSLQAKQAHWNIYGSHFRAIHLQLDEVTAQVRLASDDVAERLVAIGGEPDGRASTVASSSQVEALSGGRLADDKVIRQFEERLQGVSDRIKARLEDVEEADPLSADLLTGIATGLEKQAWMFRAASGDAS
- a CDS encoding AI-2E family transporter, giving the protein MASPVPPPSPSAPQGTTPEAGLADVGDAAHTVTPAIGPWADGMGRAASRAAQTLLIAAVVVGVTWLLLRVQVVVIALLVALILAAAVSPAVNWLERRGWSNLLATLAAFVGILVIVGGVVTGIVFSVLSEWDTLTTQAAEGWEELQDVVTSGPLPIDTTAIDEALTQAGEFLTSGAAASGAITGISAAAQFVTGAVLVVVVLFFFLKDGTTMWNFALRWVRGERRAKLAESVDRGTEVLGGYVRGTALVALVDAVFIGAFLVIAGVPLAIPLSVVVFVTAFIPVVGATLAGIIAALIALVTNGPLVALLLVAWIIVVNQVEGNILQPVIMGRTLSLHPMVILLALTVGTIVGGIFGAILAVPYTAVAWAVVQIWASGYQAGYDNELGDDPISPRDRVAGKATVAERFKYQKMRRHEQRGAALGANEEALAEEQAEEPARTQSP
- a CDS encoding ABC transporter ATP-binding protein codes for the protein MATPAVLRADDLWAGYPGASVLRGVTLEVRGGDAPVGVVGPSGAGKTTLVRALQGRLRPSRGSVTFDGRPVHRLPRRENKAFKAAVRFTSQDSLTVTDPRLTVARSLGVALGEARKAGRSHGTSMNDLLETVGLAPHFAARRLVTLSGGEKQRVALASAIATRPEILVLDEPLTAVDPQARADLARRLATVLGELGTAVVLVSHDLELVERTCPQVHVLAEGTFVATGRLGELLTAAEQHPTVRELAQAAPLAVQRFR
- a CDS encoding ATP-dependent DNA ligase, yielding MAKDGDPTVVQVDGHRLRLTNLDKVLYPATGTTKADVLEYYARIAPVMLPHCAGRPATRKRWPNGVGTAEKPGEVFFHKNLGAGTPDWVERVELQHSDHTNTYPIVDEAATLAWFAQVAALEVHVPQWRVGSDGKRRNPDRLVLDLDPGEGAGLPECVEVALLAREILQGMGLESVPVTSGSKGVHLYAPLRGVATSEEVSEVARELARTLETDHPDLVVSNMKKELRRGKVLVDWSQNNRNKTTIAPYSLRGREHPMVAAPRTWEELEDPGLRHLDLHEVLERVEREGDPMAALADAADQAGGAPRRDRLEVYRAKRDAGRTPEPVPASVAPHDGTLAFVIQEHHASRLHWDLRLAHDGVLVSWALPRCVPTTPRKNHLAVQTEDHPMEYLTFSGAIPKGEYGAGEMTVWDHGTYTFEKWREGKEVIVTLTGQPDGGLAGPDGPGRTSRFALIHTGGRSEAEENHWLIHLMSAPGEDDAQDRPVQDRPAPERPRPTRGRAAKEEGPRGAPPEFISPMLATPSDAQVLDRSAQWAVEMKWDGVRAVVLVDHGKVRIVGRSGRDVTASYPELAGLADCLDAETAVLDGEIVALTPEGRPDFGLLQQRIQLADQRQITRAAGQNPVRLMLFDALEVDGRSLLRRTYDERREVLEEVVDAGAHDLVEVPPAFDGDLDAAVAASRQWRLEGVVAKRRDAAYTPGRRSRSWLKIKHSATQEAVVVGWRPGQGAREGKVGSLLLALPHDDGLQYIGRVGSGFSEREATQWARELGREERKTAPLEVPRPEARDARWVTPRRVAEVEFAEWTSTGRLRHPRWRGWRPDKDPADVLRES
- a CDS encoding DoxX family protein, with product MEIWLWVVTALLAVVFLGSGTSKLVKSRQALYDAGMTYVEDVHPAALKGIGVLEVAGALALVLPPVLERGQQAVPAAAWALAVMMLVATALHVRRREPFVVPLVAAVVAGTLAVLHATGYPL
- the ku gene encoding non-homologous end joining protein Ku, with amino-acid sequence MRAIWKGSITFGLVNVPISVYSATESHDLRMHQVHGKDGGRIRYQRRCEVCGEVVEWGEIDKAYDDGDRTVVLTDDELGELPTERSREIEILQFVPSDQVDPIMMSKTYYLAPASTSAKSYALLRRTLEETDRTAIVSFTLRQRTQLGALRVRDDVMLLQTLLWEDEVREPDFTGLDSGVRISAKELEMASALVENFSGDFEPADYTDEYQEQLRTLVEAKLEQGDTVDTEETFGEQEKGEEAEVLDLMEALRRSVSAAKEKKSGGSSAKGSGSSASSSGSRSPRKASGGAKASSSTEKKPAASAAKKSGTTTRKKPASKKSA